One genomic window of Magnolia sinica isolate HGM2019 chromosome 3, MsV1, whole genome shotgun sequence includes the following:
- the LOC131240192 gene encoding shewanella-like protein phosphatase 2 codes for MEESSSLCKSLPHHFSSFVDAFVDFSVSGLFLSNAPTAHDSITPPLQTRLPSPSRLVAIGDLHGDLKKTRQALSVAGLIDPISHRWIAGSTVAVQVGDVLDRGSDEIKLLYFLETLKRDAARQGGAFLTMIGNHEVMNIDGDFRFVTPSGLEDFRLWAHWYRIGNSMKSLCEGLAPPDDVFQGIPKKFNGIREEFHDGFHARLAALRPNGPIARRFFSDNPTVLVVGNSVFVHGGLLEDHVMYGLERINMDVRDWINGLRGRISPGIVRGRNSVVWARQFSNSSEKNCDCSMLEHVLTRIPGVKRMIMGHTIQETGINGVCQNQAIRIDVGMSRGCGDGLPEVLEIDGNSGEIRVLTSNPLYRRNRFESGLEIGGKEGLAMLVPEQGSKQVEVNA; via the coding sequence ATGGAAGAATCTTCTTCCCTCTGCAAATCCCTCCCTCACCACTTCTCCTCCTTCGTCGACGCCTTCGTCGACTTCTCCGTAAGCGGCCTCTTCCTATCAAACGCACCCACAGCGCACGATAGCATCACCCCTCCTCTCCAAACCCGCCTTCCTTCCCCTTCCCGCCTCGTCGCGATCGGAGACCTCCATGGCGACCTCAAGAAGACCCGCCAAGCTCTGTCCGTCGCCGGCCTCATCGATCCCATCTCCCACCGTTGGATCGCTGGCTCCACCGTCGCTGTCCAGGTCGGCGATGTCCTCGACCGCGGCTCCGATGAAATCAAACTCCTCTACTTCCTCGAGACCCTGAAGCGTGACGCCGCCCGCCAGGGCGGAGCCTTCCTCACGATGATCGGCAACCATGAGGTTATGAACATCGATGGCGATTTCCGCTTCGTGACCCCCTCCGGCCTTGAAGACTTCCGGTTGTGGGCTCACTGGTATCGGATCGGTAATTCGATGAAATCCCTCTGTGAAGGCCTCGCCCCGCCAGACGACGTCTTCCAAGGAATTCCGAAGAAGTTCAATGGGATCCGTGAAGAATTCCATGATGGATTCCATGCCCGGCTCGCCGCGTTGCGGCCCAACGGCCCGATTGCGAGGAGGTTCTTCTCTGACAATCCGACAGTCCTCGTCGTGGGGAATTCAGTCTTCGTGCACGGGGGCCTTTTGGAAGATCACGTGATGTACGGTTTGGAGCGGATTAATATGGATGTGAGGGATTGGATTAATGGGTTGAGGGGGAGGATTTCACCAGGTATTGTCCGTGGGAGGAATTCTGTTGTTTGGGCGAGGCAGTTTTCAAACAGTTCGGAGAAGAATTGTGACTGCTCGATGCTGGAGCATGTCCTCACAAGAATCCCGGGCGTGAAGAGGATGATCATGGGGCATACAATTCAAGAGACAGGGATTAATGGGGTTTGTCAGAATCAGGCGATTCGGATTGATGTGGGGATGTCGAGGGGGTGTGGAGACGGCTTGCCGGAGGTCTTGGAGATTGATGGGAATTCGGGGGAGATACGGGTGTTGACGTCAAATCCACTGTATCGGAGGAACCGATTTGAATCGGGGTTGGAAATTGGGGGTAAGGAAGGGCTGGCGATGCTGGTTCCAGAGCAAGGGAGTAAACAAGTAGAGGTCAATGCTTAG